From Effusibacillus lacus, a single genomic window includes:
- a CDS encoding molybdopterin-binding protein produces the protein MREIHVRDAVGLRLAHDLTRIVPGEFKGRIFRKGHLIREEDIPTLLDIGKEHIYVLELQPGQLHEEDAAIRLAGAVMGSHLTATEPSEGKVVLKSEIKGLLKIDKEALLMLNSIGDLLVVTKKSDSVVQPGDAVAAMKAVPLIISEQKVVQAETIARMSAPVISVLPFRTMKVGIVTTGSEVASGRIEDKFGPRVREKLSLYQADVLGHKIVGDKKEDIQAAIREFLDQGAEVVLCTGGMSVDPDDRTPGAIRELATEVVAYGMPIFPGSMMMLAYIGGVPVFGLPGAVIYEEVTAFDLFLPRILAGDKVSGQEIAELAHGGLLK, from the coding sequence ATGAGAGAGATTCATGTCCGCGATGCGGTGGGACTCCGGTTAGCCCATGATTTGACCCGGATTGTACCTGGAGAATTCAAGGGCCGGATTTTTCGGAAAGGGCATTTGATCCGGGAAGAGGACATCCCAACTCTGCTCGACATTGGCAAGGAGCACATTTATGTGCTGGAACTGCAACCGGGCCAGCTGCATGAAGAAGATGCAGCCATTCGCTTGGCTGGAGCCGTAATGGGAAGCCATCTGACAGCAACCGAACCTTCCGAGGGCAAGGTCGTACTGAAATCCGAAATCAAGGGATTGTTGAAAATAGACAAAGAAGCTTTGCTGATGCTGAATTCGATCGGAGACCTATTGGTGGTGACCAAAAAATCGGACAGCGTTGTCCAGCCAGGCGATGCGGTTGCGGCCATGAAGGCGGTTCCCTTGATTATTTCCGAGCAGAAGGTTGTTCAGGCGGAAACCATCGCCAGAATGTCGGCACCCGTGATAAGCGTTCTGCCCTTTCGCACGATGAAGGTTGGAATCGTAACCACCGGTAGCGAGGTGGCGAGCGGTCGAATTGAAGACAAATTCGGACCCAGAGTTCGGGAGAAACTGTCCCTCTATCAAGCCGACGTCCTTGGTCATAAGATTGTCGGCGACAAGAAAGAAGACATTCAAGCAGCCATTCGGGAGTTTCTGGATCAAGGCGCGGAGGTTGTGCTTTGTACAGGCGGCATGTCGGTAGATCCGGACGACCGGACACCGGGTGCCATCCGTGAACTGGCCACCGAAGTGGTTGCTTACGGTATGCCAATATTCCCCGGTTCGATGATGATGCTTGCGTATATCGGCGGGGTGCCTGTCTTTGGATTGCCGGGAGCTGTCATTTATGAAGAAGTGACGGCGTTTGACTTGTTCTTGCCGCGAATCCTCGCGGGAGATAAAGTATCGGGCCAAGAAATTGCCGAATTGGCCCACGGAGGTCTTCTCAAATGA
- a CDS encoding SDR family oxidoreductase: MKEKVIVITGASRGIGEDIALAFAGQHAKLVLVARNPEDLERVRGRAMEAGAGDVLTVTTDVSKEDEVEVMVEVTLSRFGRIDILVNNAGIGYFKPVQETSLEEWQSMFDINVTGLFLCTRGVLPAMLEQGAGHIINISSDVGRRTFAGGAAYVATKHAVQGFADCLRKEVQAKGVKVTNILPGMTDTYFAESEQGAEHKKEWLKADDIARAVLFAASQPEGVLVDDITIHPMIQEY; encoded by the coding sequence ATGAAAGAGAAAGTGATTGTGATTACTGGAGCGAGTCGCGGTATCGGTGAAGACATCGCGCTGGCATTTGCCGGGCAGCATGCCAAGCTTGTGCTGGTGGCCAGGAATCCCGAGGACCTGGAACGGGTTCGCGGGAGAGCCATGGAAGCGGGGGCCGGGGACGTTCTGACCGTAACAACCGATGTTTCAAAAGAAGACGAAGTGGAAGTTATGGTGGAAGTCACGTTGTCACGCTTCGGCCGGATCGATATCCTGGTCAACAATGCCGGAATCGGTTATTTTAAGCCGGTTCAGGAAACGTCCTTGGAAGAATGGCAGTCGATGTTTGACATCAACGTAACGGGGCTGTTCCTTTGTACCCGAGGGGTGCTGCCGGCAATGCTGGAACAGGGAGCCGGTCACATCATCAATATTTCTTCCGATGTAGGACGCCGTACCTTCGCCGGCGGGGCCGCTTATGTGGCCACCAAGCACGCGGTTCAGGGATTTGCGGACTGTCTCCGTAAGGAAGTACAGGCAAAGGGAGTCAAAGTGACCAATATTCTGCCGGGGATGACCGATACCTATTTTGCCGAGAGCGAGCAGGGTGCCGAACACAAGAAGGAGTGGCTCAAGGCGGACGATATTGCAAGGGCAGTGCTTTTTGCCGCGTCTCAACCGGAAGGCGTATTGGTGGATGACATCACGATCCACCCAATGATACAGGAATATTGA
- a CDS encoding 5-formyltetrahydrofolate cyclo-ligase, producing MDKSLIRQRILERRSAMSGGVRAAKQASIFRNLMTIPQLQTALTVFLYLDFRGEVETDEIFRWGWQTGKRMAVPVTVIQERKLIPVELHSFEDLEIGAYGIREPRIQHSGSLVEGLMEHAVPVSSIDVVLVPGVAFDLQGGRLGYGGGYYDRFLPMLRSDAVKIGLAFDLQLVDRLPVEEHDIHLDYVVTESSVIHCSST from the coding sequence ATGGACAAAAGCTTGATTCGACAAAGGATTCTCGAACGGAGAAGTGCGATGTCGGGGGGTGTCAGAGCCGCCAAACAGGCATCCATTTTTCGCAATTTGATGACCATTCCCCAATTGCAAACAGCGCTGACTGTTTTTTTATATTTGGATTTTCGCGGGGAAGTGGAGACGGATGAGATCTTTCGCTGGGGCTGGCAGACGGGAAAACGCATGGCGGTTCCGGTCACGGTAATCCAGGAAAGGAAACTGATCCCGGTGGAACTCCATTCCTTTGAGGATCTGGAGATTGGCGCCTATGGCATTCGGGAGCCCCGAATTCAGCATTCCGGGTCTCTTGTGGAAGGACTAATGGAACATGCAGTACCGGTTTCTTCAATCGATGTGGTGCTCGTGCCGGGAGTGGCATTTGATTTGCAGGGAGGGCGTCTTGGGTATGGGGGTGGTTATTATGACCGGTTTCTTCCCATGCTACGTTCAGATGCGGTAAAAATAGGGTTGGCATTTGACCTTCAACTGGTGGATCGATTGCCTGTCGAAGAGCATGACATTCACCTGGATTATGTGGTAACAGAAAGCTCAGTCATTCATTGCAGCAGTACATAG
- the abc-f gene encoding ribosomal protection-like ABC-F family protein, with protein sequence MIVLSASQIVKSYGTDVILNGATLAVHEGERVGLAGVNGAGKSTLLKIITGDIPADSGEVHIGKNVTIGYLSQQTGIRSDKTVYKEIRSVFADLFGLEARIRDLEARMSDPSVYGNESLYQTLTDQYTVLTQEFADRQGYAVDAKVRSILSGLDFPEDMWELPVESLSGGQKTRLALGKLLLIQPTLLILDEPTNYLDLPTVTWLESYLKGYPGSLLLVSHDRYFLDALVNVIFELDRGTTRRYTGNYSAFLEQKQAELEIQVKRYEQQQAEIARMQDFVQRNIARATTTKRAQSRRKMLEKMERLDKPVTSQDQAHFSFTVERQSGHDVLTVENLSLSYGTKTLFDRLNLSITRGERVALIGPNGIGKSSLIKAIAGRLEPSSGSIRLGAHVKLGYYTQEQEDLTPNKTVLNEVWDAFPRLELTRVRTVLGNFLFSGDDVMKQVSTLSGGERSRVALAKLMLLQANFMLLDEPTNHLDLLSKEMLEVALDDYPGTLLFISHDRYFINRIATRVIELTEQGLTSYLGNYDEYLEKKMELAAMRESGLLPEPVANRPLSSDKASADKAEANAATKEERERQRQIERQRQREEKKRLERIADIERQIEQTETSIASLEEQLCLPEIFNDPDRARDTNQAYQEAKELLARLYEEWETLQQA encoded by the coding sequence ATGATCGTTCTATCGGCCAGTCAAATAGTCAAATCCTATGGCACCGACGTGATTCTGAACGGCGCCACTTTGGCGGTCCACGAAGGTGAACGGGTCGGGCTTGCAGGAGTAAACGGCGCCGGCAAATCCACGCTGCTCAAAATCATTACCGGTGACATTCCCGCAGACAGCGGCGAAGTTCATATCGGCAAAAACGTAACCATCGGATACCTCTCCCAACAAACGGGCATCCGGTCGGACAAAACAGTTTACAAAGAGATCCGCAGTGTGTTTGCGGATCTGTTCGGGTTGGAAGCCCGCATTCGTGATCTGGAAGCCCGGATGAGCGACCCGTCCGTCTACGGCAACGAGTCCCTCTATCAGACACTGACGGATCAATATACCGTTCTTACCCAAGAGTTTGCTGACAGACAAGGGTATGCGGTGGATGCCAAGGTTCGCTCCATTCTGAGCGGGCTTGATTTTCCGGAAGACATGTGGGAGCTGCCGGTTGAATCCCTGTCCGGTGGCCAAAAGACCCGCCTGGCCCTGGGCAAACTCCTGCTGATTCAACCTACGCTTTTGATCCTAGACGAACCGACAAACTACCTGGATCTACCCACCGTTACCTGGTTGGAGAGCTATCTTAAGGGGTACCCAGGATCTCTCCTGCTGGTTTCCCATGACCGGTATTTTCTCGATGCATTGGTGAACGTGATTTTTGAATTGGATCGCGGAACCACCCGCCGGTACACGGGCAATTATTCCGCATTCCTTGAGCAGAAGCAGGCTGAACTTGAGATTCAGGTTAAGCGGTATGAACAGCAGCAGGCGGAAATTGCCCGCATGCAGGACTTTGTCCAGCGCAATATTGCACGGGCCACCACAACCAAACGGGCTCAAAGCAGGCGCAAGATGCTGGAGAAAATGGAACGGTTGGACAAGCCGGTCACCTCTCAGGATCAGGCCCATTTCTCGTTTACTGTGGAACGGCAAAGCGGTCACGACGTGCTGACTGTGGAGAATCTGTCTCTGTCCTATGGAACCAAAACGCTCTTTGACCGTCTGAATCTCTCGATCACGCGGGGCGAGCGGGTTGCATTGATCGGCCCCAACGGCATTGGCAAATCGTCCCTGATCAAAGCGATAGCAGGACGTCTGGAACCCAGTTCCGGCAGCATCCGCCTGGGTGCCCACGTGAAGCTTGGGTATTACACCCAGGAACAGGAAGACCTGACACCAAACAAAACGGTACTGAACGAAGTATGGGATGCGTTTCCCCGATTGGAACTCACCAGAGTCAGAACCGTACTCGGCAATTTTCTGTTCTCCGGCGACGATGTCATGAAACAGGTGTCCACACTGTCCGGCGGGGAGCGCAGCCGGGTCGCTCTGGCCAAATTGATGCTGCTTCAGGCCAATTTCATGCTGCTCGACGAGCCAACCAACCACCTGGACCTGCTGTCCAAAGAGATGCTGGAAGTGGCGCTTGACGATTATCCGGGAACCCTCCTGTTCATTTCTCACGACCGCTACTTCATAAACCGGATTGCAACAAGAGTAATCGAGTTGACCGAACAGGGCCTCACATCCTACCTGGGCAACTACGACGAGTATCTGGAGAAAAAAATGGAACTTGCCGCCATGCGGGAATCCGGCCTGCTTCCCGAACCAGTGGCGAACCGTCCCCTTTCATCGGACAAAGCAAGTGCAGACAAAGCGGAAGCAAACGCCGCCACCAAAGAAGAAAGGGAGCGGCAGAGACAGATTGAACGGCAGCGGCAAAGGGAAGAGAAAAAACGGCTGGAACGCATCGCCGATATCGAACGGCAAATCGAACAAACCGAGACATCCATCGCATCATTGGAAGAGCAGTTGTGCCTGCCGGAGATCTTCAACGACCCGGATCGGGCCCGTGATACCAATCAGGCGTATCAAGAGGCGAAAGAGCTTCTGGCACGGTTGTATGAGGAGTGGGAAACGCTTCAGCAAGCCTGA